In Drosophila innubila isolate TH190305 chromosome 2R unlocalized genomic scaffold, UK_Dinn_1.0 1_C_2R, whole genome shotgun sequence, the following are encoded in one genomic region:
- the LOC117784627 gene encoding uncharacterized protein LOC117784627 has translation MNTQSSLIHGAFVLLFLSLLQSTPVSCYGDLARSRLTAQAEHNLAAITTHAVVKATELVDSVVDDLLFLDSQNTILLNYLSSLEDFLAISGNQTKEVLQSFYDIVGVYLDADVAEKTSSIETQLISFLLQRNGFDRWKRTIQLRTTQLLKSFGTKFKRYTETLDQEERVVLEERWKLITVRNGQRKLEKFRNFVTWLAR, from the exons ATGAATACACAGAGTTCACTCATCCATGGCGcctttgttttattgttcCTATCGCTG CTGCAGTCCACACCCGTTAGCTGTTATGGCGATCTAGCCCGAAGTCGCTTGACAGCCCAGGCGGAGCACAATCTGGCCGCGATCACAACTCATGCTGTAGTAAAGGCCACCGAATTGGTAGACAGTGTAGTGGATGATCTACTCTTCCTGGACTCGCAGAACACCATACTGCTCAACTATCTAAGCAGCTTGGAGGATTTCCTTGCCATTAGTGGCAATCAAACAAAGGAAGTTCTGCAATCCTTCTATGATATCGTGGGTGTCTACTTGGATGCTGATGTGGCCGAGAAGACATCGAGTATTGAAACCCAATTGATCTCCTTTCTCCTGCAACGAAATGGCTTCGATCGCTGGAAACGCACCATCCAATTGCGTACGACGCAGTTACTCAAATCCTTTGGCACGAAATTCAAAAGGTACACCGAGACTCTCGACCAGGAGGAGCGTGTGGTTCTTGAAGAACGTTGGAAACTGATCACAGTACGTAATGGGCAGAGAAAACTGGAAAAATTTCGGAATTTTGTTACCTGGTTGGCGCGATAA